In the Manis javanica isolate MJ-LG chromosome 12, MJ_LKY, whole genome shotgun sequence genome, one interval contains:
- the LOC140844749 gene encoding gamma-crystallin B codes for MGKITFYEDRGFQGRCYECSSDCPNLQPYFSRCNSVRVDSGCWMLYERPSYQGHQYFVRRGNYPDYQQWMGLSDSVRSCRLIPHHSGTHRMRIYERDDFRGQMSEITDDCLSLQDRFHLSEIHSLHVLEGCWVLYEMPSYRGRQYLLRPGDYRRYQDWGAVDARVGSFRRVMDFY; via the exons ATGGGGAAG ATCACCTTCTACGAGGACCGCGGCTTCCAGGGCCGCTGCTACGAGTGCAGCAGCGACTGCCCCAACCTGCAGCCCTACTTCAGCCGCTGCAACTCGGTGCGCGTGGACAGCGGCTGCTGGATGCTGTATGAGCGGCCCAGCTACCAGGGCCACCAGTACTTCGTGCGGCGCGGCAACTACCCCGACTACCAGCAGTGGATGGGCCTCAGCGACTCGGTCCGCTCCTGCCGCCTTATCCCGCAT CACTCTGGCACTCACAGAATGAGGATCTATGAGAGAGATGACTTCAGAGGACAAATGTCGGAGATCACAGATGACTGCCTCTCTCTTCAGGACCGCTTCCACCTCAGTGAAATCCACTCCCTTCATGTGCTGGAGGGCTGCTGGGTCCTCTATGAGATGCCCAGCTACAGGGGGCGGCAGTACCTGCTGAGGCCAGGGGACTACAGGCGGTACCAAGACTGGGGGGCCGTGGATGCCAGAGTTGGTTCTTTCAGACGAGTGATGGatttttactga
- the LOC108387914 gene encoding gamma-crystallin C, with protein MGKITFYEDRGFQGRCYECSSDCPNLQPYFSRCNSIRVDSGCWMLYERPSYQGHQYFVRRGDYPDYQHWMGLSDSVRSCRLIPQTGSHRLRLYEREDHKGLMMELSEDCSCIQDRFHLSEVRSLHVLEGCWVLYELPNYQGRQYLLRPQEYRRYHDWGAVDAKAGSLRRVVDLY; from the exons ATGGGGAAG ATCACCTTCTACGAGGACCGCGGCTTCCAGGGCCGCTGCTACGAGTGCAGCAGCGACTGCCCCAACCTGCAGCCCTACTTCAGCCGCTGCAACTCCATCCGCGTGGACAGCGGCTGCTGGATGCTGTATGAGCGGCCCAGCTACCAGGGCCACCAGTACTTTGTGCGGCGCGGCGACTACCCCGACTACCAGCACTGGATGGGCCTCAGTGACTCAGTCCGCTCCTGCCGCCTCATCCCCCAG ACAGGCTCCCACAGGCTGCGGCTGTATGAGAGAGAGGATCACAAAGGCCTCATGATGGAGCTGAGCGAGGACTGCTCCTGCATCCAGGACCGCTTCCACCTGAGTGAGGTCCGCTCCCTCCATGTGCTGGAGGGCTGCTGGGTCCTCTACGAGCTGCCCAACTACCAGGGGCGTCAGTACCTGCTGAGGCCCCAAGAGTACAGGCGGTACCACGACTGGGGGGCCGTGGATGCTAAGGCAGGCTCTTTGCGCAGGGTGGTGGATTTATACTAA